A DNA window from Micromonospora sp. NBC_01739 contains the following coding sequences:
- a CDS encoding DUF5941 domain-containing protein, which produces MTLAIVLAAGSPAAGLPTGDGTALTDRLAAQWRAAGVSEVRFAADLDELADLAGTSVGPVVVSGADLVAHTAVLRHLLTSPVGPTVALVLTDPPTGGRTTVREERGQVVGAGPAHRLDGEATGVFGGAVRVGRDDLPALVAAARAAATGRLADVAAGHSDGGGAPVEPSGPAVDQVFAGLAAQGVLVFAQRVRLLVAHRVDEVSDLHAAQAAIAAVDEDRAELRLSVKERDDFFTTYFVSTWSPYVTKAAARLGLSPTGVTMLSVGFAVAAAALFATGGRVALVTGGVLLYLGFVLDCVDGQLARYTRNFSAWGGWLDTMADRAKEYLVYAGLGWGATAAGVRYGWALAIAAMTLQTVRHMTDAWYGVLHDEAARRPKTVGTGGGGIGDRLNAASTKVQADTGSVSYWLKRTVVFPIGERWALIALAAALFNQRIALLAVLTWGVLAFAYTGALRTLRARWMRVPVLDTLDALLHRDDGLLSARLLPVLRRPGPLVLAVFAALGAGVLLLAALLTGDDADGLRWAVPVVLLVLLVGAAGARAAHNGPLDWLVPAALRAAEYLFAIAVGVIGGAPAWLIFGYVFVLTLHHYDLVARLEKRQPAPPLHPATLGWEGRSVVLGLTAIAGIVGIGLATLGIYLLVLFAASVVLAWFVRPARVPTGAGGNATT; this is translated from the coding sequence GTGACCCTCGCGATCGTGCTCGCCGCCGGTTCCCCGGCCGCGGGCCTGCCGACGGGCGACGGTACGGCCCTGACCGACCGACTGGCCGCGCAGTGGCGGGCGGCCGGGGTCAGCGAGGTACGGTTCGCGGCCGACCTCGACGAGCTGGCCGACCTGGCCGGGACCTCCGTGGGCCCGGTGGTGGTCAGCGGTGCCGACCTGGTCGCGCACACCGCCGTACTGCGGCATCTGTTGACCAGCCCGGTCGGGCCGACGGTGGCCTTGGTGCTCACCGACCCGCCGACCGGTGGCCGCACCACGGTCCGTGAGGAACGCGGCCAGGTGGTCGGCGCGGGGCCCGCCCACCGACTGGACGGCGAGGCCACCGGGGTCTTCGGTGGCGCGGTGCGGGTCGGCCGGGACGACCTCCCGGCGCTGGTGGCCGCCGCCCGGGCCGCCGCCACCGGTCGGCTGGCCGATGTGGCCGCCGGGCACTCCGACGGCGGCGGTGCGCCGGTGGAGCCTTCGGGACCCGCGGTGGACCAGGTCTTCGCCGGGCTAGCCGCCCAGGGGGTGCTGGTCTTCGCCCAGCGGGTACGCCTGCTGGTGGCGCACCGGGTGGACGAGGTGAGCGATCTGCACGCGGCCCAGGCCGCGATCGCCGCGGTGGACGAGGACCGGGCCGAGTTGCGGCTGTCGGTGAAGGAGCGGGACGACTTCTTCACGACCTACTTCGTCAGCACCTGGTCCCCGTACGTCACGAAGGCGGCGGCCCGGTTGGGCCTGAGCCCGACCGGGGTGACCATGCTGTCGGTGGGGTTCGCGGTGGCCGCGGCGGCGTTGTTCGCCACCGGCGGGCGGGTAGCCCTGGTCACCGGTGGGGTGCTGCTCTACCTCGGGTTCGTGCTGGACTGCGTGGACGGCCAACTGGCCCGGTACACCCGCAACTTCAGCGCCTGGGGCGGCTGGCTGGACACCATGGCCGACCGGGCCAAGGAGTACCTGGTCTACGCCGGTCTGGGGTGGGGGGCCACGGCGGCCGGGGTCCGGTACGGGTGGGCCCTGGCCATCGCCGCGATGACCCTGCAGACCGTCCGGCACATGACCGATGCCTGGTACGGCGTCCTGCACGACGAGGCGGCCCGACGGCCGAAGACGGTCGGCACCGGGGGCGGCGGCATCGGGGACCGGCTGAACGCCGCCTCCACGAAGGTGCAGGCCGACACCGGCTCGGTGTCGTACTGGCTCAAGCGCACCGTGGTCTTCCCGATCGGGGAGCGGTGGGCCCTGATCGCGCTGGCCGCCGCCCTGTTCAACCAGCGGATCGCGCTGCTGGCCGTACTGACCTGGGGGGTGCTGGCGTTCGCGTACACCGGGGCGCTGCGTACCCTGCGGGCCCGGTGGATGCGGGTGCCGGTGCTGGACACCCTGGATGCCCTCCTGCACCGCGACGACGGCCTGCTCTCAGCCCGGCTGCTGCCGGTGCTGCGTCGCCCGGGGCCGCTGGTGCTCGCGGTGTTCGCCGCCCTGGGTGCGGGGGTCCTGCTGCTCGCGGCGTTGCTGACCGGCGACGATGCGGACGGGTTGCGCTGGGCGGTACCAGTGGTGCTGCTGGTGTTGCTGGTGGGTGCGGCCGGGGCCCGGGCGGCCCACAACGGCCCGCTGGACTGGCTGGTGCCGGCGGCCCTGCGGGCCGCAGAGTACCTGTTCGCCATCGCGGTAGGGGTGATCGGCGGGGCTCCGGCCTGGCTGATCTTCGGGTACGTCTTCGTGCTGACCCTGCACCACTACGACCTGGTGGCCCGGCTGGAGAAGCGGCAACCGGCACCACCGTTGCACCCGGCGACCCTCGGCTGGGAGGGACGGTCGGTGGTGCTGGGGCTGACGGCGATTGCCGGAATCGTCGGTATTGGTCTCGCTACACTCGGTATCTACCTGTTGGTGCTTTTCGCGGCGAGTGTGGTGCTGGCCTGGTTCGTCCGGCCGGCCCGGGTGCCGACAGGTGCCGGGGGGAACGCGACAACCTGA
- a CDS encoding ABC transporter ATP-binding protein, translating to MSESIIEAEGIGIRFVRNRRRQLRLRELLIHRGRRSAADGQFWPLRDLTFSIAPGETVGVVGRNGTGKSTLLRLIAGVLIPDEGSIRVSGEVAPLLELSAGFSNDLTGRENLYLVGGLHGLSSGYLKRHFEEIVSFAGEQVERAIDTSVRHYSSGMKVRLGFAIISHLPHPILLMDEVTAVGDAEFRAKCYTTIDRLLGEGRTLVLVSHNEKDLTRFCRRGLFLDAGRLSVDGTIAEALAAYHDAVPR from the coding sequence ATGAGCGAATCGATCATCGAGGCGGAGGGTATCGGCATCCGGTTCGTCCGCAACCGCCGGCGGCAGTTGCGGCTGCGGGAACTGCTCATCCATCGGGGGCGGCGCAGCGCGGCCGACGGCCAGTTCTGGCCGCTGCGCGACCTGACCTTCTCGATCGCCCCCGGGGAGACCGTCGGGGTGGTCGGCCGCAACGGCACCGGCAAGAGCACCCTGTTGCGGCTGATCGCCGGGGTGCTGATCCCCGACGAGGGGTCGATCAGGGTTTCCGGGGAGGTGGCGCCGCTGCTGGAACTCTCCGCCGGGTTCTCCAACGACCTGACCGGGCGGGAGAACCTGTACCTGGTGGGTGGCCTGCACGGGCTGTCGTCGGGCTACCTGAAGCGGCACTTCGAGGAGATCGTCTCGTTCGCCGGGGAACAGGTGGAGCGGGCCATCGACACCTCGGTGCGACACTACTCGTCCGGTATGAAGGTGCGGCTGGGCTTCGCCATCATCTCCCACCTGCCGCACCCCATCCTGCTGATGGACGAGGTGACGGCGGTCGGGGACGCGGAGTTCCGCGCGAAGTGCTACACGACCATCGATCGTCTGCTCGGGGAGGGGCGCACTCTGGTGCTGGTGTCACACAACGAAAAGGACCTGACCCGGTTCTGCCGTCGAGGATTGTTCCTCGACGCGGGCCGGCTGAGCGTCGACGGCACGATCGCCGAGGCGCTGGCCGCGTACCACGACGCGGTTCCCCGGTGA
- a CDS encoding ABC transporter permease, with amino-acid sequence MTSGVGALWSHRNSLRILVRRDLAVKYQQSVLGYFWSLIEPLGMGAIYWFVFGVLYSRDTNRHLGEAAGSYPLFLITGIFAWMWTSSALSEATNALTGQSRLITTMNVPRQVFPIGRVAGRFAEYAAGLPILAGIAIWYAAQGRVEPGWSLLALPLAVLVQATLLIGVALLLSAWNVLMRDVERFMRLVIRVLFYATPIIYPLSLVRDSGLPSWLKVGYELNPLVGIFQLHHSVWYPQEFPSARMLATTVGISLLLLVVGWWSFRRLEPAVLKEL; translated from the coding sequence GTGACCTCTGGCGTGGGGGCGTTGTGGTCGCACCGCAACTCGCTGCGCATCCTGGTCAGGCGCGATCTGGCGGTCAAGTATCAGCAGTCGGTGCTGGGCTACTTCTGGTCCCTGATCGAGCCCCTGGGGATGGGGGCCATCTACTGGTTCGTCTTCGGGGTGCTCTACTCCCGGGACACCAACCGACACCTGGGCGAGGCAGCCGGGTCGTACCCCCTGTTTCTGATCACCGGGATCTTCGCCTGGATGTGGACCAGTTCGGCGTTGAGCGAGGCGACGAACGCCCTGACCGGACAGTCCCGGTTGATCACCACGATGAACGTACCCCGGCAGGTGTTTCCGATCGGTCGGGTGGCCGGCCGGTTCGCCGAGTACGCCGCCGGCCTGCCGATCCTGGCCGGCATCGCGATCTGGTACGCCGCCCAGGGCCGGGTCGAGCCGGGCTGGTCGCTGCTGGCCCTGCCTCTGGCCGTGCTGGTGCAGGCCACCCTGTTGATCGGGGTGGCCCTGCTGCTGTCCGCCTGGAACGTGCTGATGCGCGACGTGGAGCGGTTCATGCGACTGGTCATCCGGGTGCTGTTCTACGCCACCCCGATCATCTATCCGCTGAGTCTGGTCCGGGACTCCGGCCTGCCAAGCTGGCTGAAGGTGGGCTACGAACTCAACCCGCTGGTCGGCATCTTCCAACTGCACCACTCGGTGTGGTACCCGCAGGAGTTCCCGTCAGCCCGGATGCTGGCCACCACCGTCGGGATCAGTCTGCTGCTGCTCGTGGTCGGCTGGTGGTCCTTCCGTCGGCTCGAACCCGCCGTGCTCAAGGAACTCTGA
- a CDS encoding PspC domain-containing protein — protein sequence MSRKLVRPRQGRMFAGVCAGLAQRFGMSAGFVRLLFLLSLLLPGTQVIIYLALWIIMPNEDRYVMAGR from the coding sequence ATGAGTCGCAAGCTTGTTCGGCCCCGGCAGGGGCGCATGTTCGCCGGTGTCTGCGCCGGCCTGGCCCAGCGTTTCGGCATGTCGGCCGGGTTCGTCCGGCTGCTGTTCCTGCTGTCGCTGCTACTGCCCGGCACCCAGGTGATCATCTACCTGGCCCTGTGGATCATCATGCCCAACGAGGACCGCTACGTGATGGCCGGTCGCTGA
- a CDS encoding DUF4230 domain-containing protein produces MARDGDINEPTSSFSDTDLRADDRSEAPPAPPSSGGAARALLWVLGAAALAVVILLGVQTTGLLPEFRNPFSKEQTDRSQPALLESMRDLSRYVAAEGNFQVVVDLQNDRRNVPDWLLNQRTLFVGSGSVEAYVDFGALTEGAITQSADGKSVEVRLPAPQLGKTNLDLDKSYVFAEERGLLNRVGDLIGNDPNRQQQVYQLAEDRITAAARDSGLAARAEENTRKMLIGLLASLGFEQVTVTYVAP; encoded by the coding sequence ATGGCACGCGACGGCGACATCAACGAGCCCACCAGCAGTTTTTCCGACACTGACCTGCGAGCGGACGACCGGTCCGAGGCCCCACCCGCGCCCCCGTCCAGTGGCGGCGCCGCCCGCGCCCTGCTCTGGGTGCTCGGCGCGGCGGCACTGGCCGTGGTGATCCTGCTAGGTGTGCAGACCACCGGGCTCCTGCCCGAGTTCCGCAACCCCTTCAGCAAGGAGCAGACCGACCGCAGTCAGCCGGCGCTGCTGGAGTCGATGCGGGACCTCAGCCGGTACGTGGCCGCCGAGGGCAACTTCCAGGTCGTCGTCGACCTGCAGAACGACCGTCGCAACGTGCCGGACTGGCTGCTCAACCAGCGCACCCTGTTCGTCGGGTCGGGCAGCGTCGAGGCGTACGTGGACTTCGGGGCCCTCACCGAGGGGGCGATCACGCAGTCGGCCGACGGCAAGTCCGTAGAGGTCAGGTTGCCGGCGCCGCAGCTCGGCAAGACCAATCTCGACCTGGACAAGAGCTACGTCTTCGCGGAGGAGCGGGGCCTGCTCAACCGGGTGGGTGACCTGATCGGCAATGACCCCAACCGGCAGCAGCAGGTCTACCAGTTGGCCGAGGACCGGATCACCGCTGCGGCACGGGACAGCGGGCTGGCCGCCCGGGCCGAGGAGAACACCCGCAAGATGCTCATCGGTCTGCTCGCCTCCCTGGGCTTCGAGCAGGTCACCGTCACCTACGTGGCCCCCTGA
- a CDS encoding type II toxin-antitoxin system VapB family antitoxin has translation MIFRAVRDGRPYPEHNLTLKQWAEIPPRPLRLDQLITTKRELALDKLLAEDSTFYGDLFPHVVQWNGGLYLEDGLHRALRAALQQRNQIHARVLVLAEAVE, from the coding sequence GTGATCTTCAGAGCGGTCCGGGACGGGCGTCCCTACCCGGAACACAACCTGACTCTCAAGCAGTGGGCGGAGATCCCGCCCCGCCCGCTGCGGCTGGACCAGCTCATCACCACCAAGCGTGAGCTGGCCCTGGACAAGCTCCTGGCGGAGGACTCGACCTTCTACGGTGACCTGTTCCCGCACGTGGTGCAGTGGAACGGGGGCCTCTACCTGGAGGACGGCCTGCACCGGGCCCTGCGCGCCGCACTGCAACAGCGCAACCAGATCCACGCCCGGGTGCTCGTGCTCGCCGAAGCGGTCGAGTGA
- a CDS encoding nitroreductase family protein gives MEFAEVVRRRRMVRNYDPDRPVPPAVVDRLLDHAVRAPSAGFSQGWGFLVLEEPADRERFWAASTPAGGGRERWLTGMRRAPLIVVPHANRSVYLERYAEADKGWADRSTDRWPVPYWYIDTGFAALLMMLTAVDEGLGACFFGIPPQRWEAYREAFGVPEEYHPIGAITVGYRAPDHRSPSLRRGWRPVEQVVRRGRWS, from the coding sequence GTGGAGTTCGCGGAGGTGGTCCGGCGTCGCCGGATGGTGCGCAACTACGACCCGGACCGGCCGGTTCCCCCGGCCGTGGTGGACCGGTTGCTGGACCATGCCGTACGGGCCCCATCGGCGGGATTCTCCCAGGGCTGGGGGTTCCTGGTGCTGGAGGAACCGGCGGACCGGGAGCGTTTCTGGGCGGCCAGCACCCCGGCCGGGGGCGGCCGGGAACGCTGGCTGACCGGGATGCGCCGGGCCCCGCTGATCGTGGTGCCGCACGCCAACCGCTCGGTCTACCTGGAGCGGTACGCCGAGGCGGACAAGGGTTGGGCGGACCGCTCGACGGACCGCTGGCCGGTGCCCTACTGGTACATCGACACCGGCTTCGCCGCCCTGCTGATGATGCTGACCGCGGTCGACGAGGGACTGGGGGCGTGCTTCTTCGGCATCCCGCCCCAGCGGTGGGAGGCCTACCGGGAGGCCTTCGGGGTGCCGGAGGAGTACCACCCGATCGGCGCTATCACTGTCGGTTACCGGGCCCCCGACCATCGGTCACCCTCATTGCGCCGAGGGTGGCGTCCGGTGGAGCAGGTGGTCCGCCGAGGGCGGTGGAGCTGA
- a CDS encoding aldose 1-epimerase family protein, protein MDNHEPRPLSGAQWTISAAGHEAVIVEVGGGLRAYRQDGVEHLDGYGTDEVCPGSAGQVLAPWPNRIRDGVYTFDGQSLQLNITEPERNTALHGLVNWSAWHLIEQRPDEITIGFDLPPQPGYPWPLRLRTRWSVGPDGLRAEHEVTNIGGQPAPFGFSVHPYLQLPGVPVEEIVLQVPAQTRMVVDARLLPVGVTPVSGTEYDYTQPRRIGDAVLDLAFGQVDRDDDGGSAVTLSGSEATGGLRIWADPQFGWWQVYTGDTLTGERFRRSVAVEPMTCPPDAFRSGRDLIVLAPGDTWRGTWGIQPIS, encoded by the coding sequence ATGGATAACCACGAGCCGCGTCCCCTCTCCGGAGCACAGTGGACCATCTCCGCCGCCGGACACGAGGCGGTCATCGTCGAGGTGGGCGGCGGGCTGCGCGCCTACCGGCAGGACGGCGTCGAGCACCTGGACGGGTACGGCACCGACGAGGTGTGCCCCGGATCCGCCGGTCAGGTGCTCGCCCCCTGGCCCAACCGGATCCGGGACGGGGTCTACACCTTCGACGGGCAGTCCTTGCAGCTCAACATCACTGAGCCGGAGCGCAATACCGCCCTCCACGGCCTGGTCAACTGGTCCGCCTGGCACCTGATCGAGCAGCGGCCGGACGAGATCACGATCGGGTTCGACCTGCCGCCCCAGCCGGGTTATCCGTGGCCGCTGCGGCTGCGTACCCGATGGAGTGTGGGGCCGGACGGGCTGCGGGCCGAGCACGAGGTGACCAACATCGGCGGGCAGCCGGCACCCTTCGGCTTCTCCGTGCATCCCTACCTGCAACTGCCCGGGGTACCGGTGGAGGAGATCGTGTTGCAGGTGCCCGCGCAGACCCGGATGGTGGTGGACGCCCGGTTGCTGCCGGTCGGGGTGACCCCGGTCAGCGGCACGGAGTACGACTACACCCAGCCGCGACGCATCGGCGACGCCGTACTGGATCTGGCCTTCGGGCAGGTGGACCGGGACGACGACGGCGGTTCTGCGGTCACCCTGAGCGGGTCGGAGGCGACCGGCGGGTTGCGGATCTGGGCGGACCCCCAGTTCGGCTGGTGGCAGGTCTACACCGGTGACACCCTGACCGGTGAGCGGTTCCGGCGTTCGGTGGCGGTCGAGCCGATGACCTGCCCGCCGGATGCCTTCCGCTCCGGCCGGGATCTGATCGTCCTGGCACCCGGCGACACCTGGCGGGGGACCTGGGGCATCCAGCCCATCAGCTGA
- a CDS encoding MFS transporter, producing the protein MTRTDTSRGRERRRWAIDLRPLRVPAYRRLWSGNAIAMFGYQLTAVAVPVEMYALTRDSLWVGLLGVAAFVPLLVFGLWGGAVADALDRRRVLLGGSVLLWLSVLGLLAQAVLDVGSPVLLLALVALSSVSFAIASPARAALVGRLVPTELVPAATTLNFTTAMATSVLGPLTAGLILATFELGIALPVAYGLDAVLFVALIWAALRLPAMPPEPDPDGAPRQVGLRSIVDGVRYLAGAPVLLLSFAVDLIAMVFAFPRALFPEVATERFGGGAAVGWLYSSIAIGSLLAGLLSGWIGRVRRQGLVLVLAVVGWGIAVALAGLARQLWLMVALLVLAGAADLVSAVVRQSMLIVYAPDRMRGRLQGVNTVVVAGGPRLGDLRAGATAAGFGSGVAWVGGGLAAAVLAVLLAVAFPALTRYRASGGAR; encoded by the coding sequence GTGACCAGGACCGACACCTCCCGGGGGCGCGAGCGGCGCCGCTGGGCGATCGACCTGCGCCCACTGCGGGTGCCGGCGTACCGGCGGCTGTGGAGCGGCAACGCCATCGCGATGTTCGGGTACCAGCTGACCGCGGTAGCCGTACCGGTGGAGATGTACGCGCTGACCCGGGACTCGCTGTGGGTGGGGCTGCTCGGGGTGGCTGCCTTCGTACCGTTGCTGGTCTTCGGGTTGTGGGGTGGCGCGGTCGCCGACGCCCTCGACCGGCGTCGGGTGTTGCTCGGTGGGTCCGTGCTGCTCTGGTTGTCCGTACTGGGACTGCTGGCGCAGGCCGTGCTGGATGTCGGCAGCCCGGTGCTGCTGCTGGCCCTGGTGGCGCTGAGTTCGGTGTCGTTCGCGATCGCCAGCCCGGCCCGCGCCGCCCTGGTCGGCCGGCTGGTCCCGACCGAGCTGGTGCCCGCGGCCACCACCCTGAACTTCACCACGGCGATGGCCACCTCCGTGCTCGGGCCGTTGACCGCCGGTCTGATCCTCGCCACCTTCGAACTCGGGATCGCCCTGCCGGTGGCCTACGGCCTGGATGCCGTGCTGTTCGTCGCGCTGATCTGGGCCGCCCTGCGGCTGCCCGCGATGCCGCCCGAGCCGGATCCCGACGGTGCTCCCCGGCAGGTCGGGCTGCGCAGCATCGTCGACGGAGTCCGCTACCTGGCCGGTGCCCCGGTGCTGCTGCTCTCCTTCGCGGTGGACCTGATCGCGATGGTGTTCGCCTTCCCCCGGGCCCTCTTTCCCGAGGTCGCGACCGAGCGGTTCGGTGGCGGCGCGGCGGTGGGCTGGCTCTACAGCTCCATCGCGATCGGCTCCCTGCTCGCCGGGCTGCTGTCCGGCTGGATCGGCCGGGTCCGTCGGCAGGGACTGGTGCTGGTCCTGGCCGTCGTCGGCTGGGGGATCGCGGTGGCCCTGGCCGGGCTGGCCCGTCAGCTCTGGCTGATGGTCGCCTTGCTGGTGCTGGCGGGGGCGGCCGACCTGGTCAGCGCGGTGGTGCGGCAGTCGATGCTGATCGTGTACGCCCCGGACCGGATGCGCGGACGACTCCAGGGGGTCAACACCGTCGTGGTGGCCGGCGGGCCCCGCCTGGGTGACCTGCGGGCCGGGGCCACGGCGGCCGGTTTCGGCAGCGGGGTGGCCTGGGTGGGCGGTGGTCTGGCCGCGGCGGTGCTGGCGGTGCTGCTGGCGGTGGCCTTCCCGGCGCTGACCCGGTACCGGGCCTCCGGGGGAGCGCGATGA
- the pdxH gene encoding pyridoxamine 5'-phosphate oxidase: protein MRNEYTAGSGLVEADLAEDWHTQFDRWFAEAVAAGLPEPNAMVVGTADASGRPSGRTVLLKGYDPEGFVFFTNYHSRKGTEVAANAYASLVFPWFPIQRQVIVAGSVERIDRAATEAYFASRPRGSQLGAWASTQSSVLPDRATLDDSYRAAAQRFAEVEPIPAPEHWGGLRVRPDSVEFWQGRASRLHDRLRFRRTDTGWVVERLAP from the coding sequence ATGCGTAACGAGTACACGGCCGGATCGGGGCTGGTCGAAGCCGACCTGGCCGAGGACTGGCACACCCAGTTCGATCGTTGGTTCGCCGAGGCGGTCGCCGCCGGGCTGCCGGAGCCGAACGCCATGGTGGTGGGCACGGCCGACGCCAGCGGTCGGCCCAGTGGGCGGACGGTGCTGCTCAAGGGGTACGACCCGGAGGGGTTTGTCTTCTTCACCAACTATCACTCCCGCAAGGGCACCGAGGTGGCCGCCAACGCGTACGCCAGCCTGGTGTTTCCCTGGTTTCCCATCCAACGGCAGGTGATCGTGGCCGGGTCGGTGGAACGGATCGACCGGGCGGCGACGGAGGCCTACTTCGCCAGCCGACCCCGCGGTTCCCAGCTCGGGGCCTGGGCCAGCACCCAGTCGTCCGTACTGCCGGACCGAGCCACCCTGGACGACTCCTACCGGGCGGCGGCGCAGCGGTTCGCCGAGGTGGAGCCGATCCCCGCCCCGGAGCACTGGGGCGGGCTGCGGGTACGCCCCGACTCGGTGGAGTTCTGGCAGGGGCGGGCCAGCCGGTTGCACGACCGGCTGCGGTTCCGCCGTACCGACACCGGCTGGGTAGTGGAGCGGCTGGCCCCGTGA
- a CDS encoding citrate synthase 2 — MADFKPGLEGVVAFETAIAEPDREGGALRYRGVDIEDLIGQVSFGNVWALLVDGRFGPGLPPAEPFPVPVHSGDIRVDVQSAVAMLAPYWGLQQMLDISDEQAREDLARVSVTALSFVAQSARGLGLPAVPQKEIDKASTVVERFMKRWRGEPDPRHVKAVDAYFISAAEHGLNASTFTARIVASTGADAAACISSGIGALSGPLHGGAPSRVLSMLEAVERSGDAESYVKGVLDRGERLMGFGHRVYRAEDPRARVLRRTAKELGAPRFEVAEALEKAALTELQARRPDRVLATNVEFWSAVVLDFAEVPAHMFTSMFTCARMGGWSAHILEQKKLQRLVRPSARYVGPSPRKPHEVDGWDAVPHGV, encoded by the coding sequence ATGGCCGATTTCAAACCCGGACTCGAAGGCGTCGTAGCGTTCGAAACCGCTATCGCCGAACCCGACCGCGAGGGCGGTGCGCTGCGCTATCGCGGGGTCGACATCGAGGATCTGATCGGCCAGGTCTCCTTCGGCAACGTCTGGGCCCTGCTGGTCGACGGTCGGTTCGGGCCTGGTCTGCCGCCGGCCGAGCCGTTCCCGGTGCCGGTGCACTCCGGTGACATCCGGGTCGATGTGCAGTCCGCCGTGGCGATGCTGGCCCCGTACTGGGGGCTGCAGCAGATGCTCGACATCTCCGACGAGCAGGCCCGCGAGGATCTGGCCCGGGTCTCGGTCACCGCGCTGTCCTTCGTCGCCCAGTCCGCCCGGGGCCTCGGCCTGCCGGCCGTGCCGCAGAAGGAGATCGACAAGGCCTCTACGGTGGTCGAGCGCTTCATGAAGCGGTGGCGCGGGGAGCCCGACCCCCGGCACGTCAAGGCGGTCGACGCGTACTTCATCTCGGCCGCCGAGCACGGCCTGAACGCCTCCACCTTCACCGCCCGGATCGTCGCCTCCACCGGGGCGGACGCCGCCGCCTGCATCTCCTCGGGCATCGGGGCCCTCTCCGGCCCGCTGCACGGCGGAGCGCCCTCGCGGGTGCTCAGCATGCTGGAAGCCGTCGAGCGCAGCGGGGACGCGGAGAGCTACGTCAAGGGCGTCCTGGACCGGGGTGAGCGGCTGATGGGCTTCGGCCACCGGGTGTACCGGGCCGAGGACCCCCGGGCCCGGGTGCTGCGGCGTACCGCCAAGGAGCTGGGGGCACCCCGGTTCGAGGTCGCCGAGGCGCTGGAGAAGGCGGCGCTGACCGAGTTGCAGGCCCGCCGGCCGGACCGGGTGCTGGCCACCAATGTCGAGTTCTGGTCGGCGGTCGTCCTCGACTTCGCCGAGGTTCCGGCGCACATGTTCACCTCCATGTTCACCTGCGCCCGGATGGGTGGTTGGAGCGCCCACATCCTGGAGCAGAAGAAGCTCCAGCGCCTGGTGCGGCCCTCCGCCCGCTACGTCGGTCCGAGCCCCCGCAAGCCGCACGAGGTCGACGGCTGGGACGCCGTCCCGCACGGCGTCTGA
- the serC gene encoding phosphoserine transaminase: MADAPTIRIPDEIKPADGRFGCGPSKVRPAAVSALAEVATSYLGTSHRQKTVRDQVARLRSGIAEFFSLPEGYEVIIGNGGATAFWEVATFGLIRDRAQFASFGEFGAKFAKSVKDAPFLGEPTIRKADAGSAPTLVAEAGVDVYATPHNETSTGVAVPINRVADADPGSLLLVDATSGAGGLEVNVGETDVYYFAPQKCFGSDGGLWLALMSPAALERATEIKASGRYIPAFLDLVTAIDNSRLEQTYNTPALATVFLAAEQTDWMNSQGGLAWAAKRTAESAGIVYGWAERSTVATPFVTDPALRSNVVATIDFADGVDATAIAKALRANGIVDTEPYRKLGRNQLRIALFPAVEPADVEALTASIDYVVERL, translated from the coding sequence GTGGCTGACGCACCGACCATCCGGATTCCCGACGAGATCAAGCCCGCCGACGGCCGATTCGGCTGCGGGCCGTCCAAGGTCCGTCCGGCGGCGGTCTCCGCGCTCGCCGAGGTGGCCACCAGCTACCTGGGCACCTCGCACCGGCAGAAGACCGTCCGTGACCAGGTGGCCCGGCTGCGCTCCGGCATCGCCGAGTTCTTCTCCCTGCCCGAGGGCTACGAGGTCATCATCGGCAACGGTGGCGCCACCGCCTTCTGGGAGGTGGCGACCTTCGGCCTGATCCGCGACCGGGCCCAGTTCGCCAGCTTCGGCGAGTTCGGGGCCAAGTTCGCCAAGTCCGTCAAGGACGCCCCCTTCCTGGGCGAGCCCACCATCCGCAAGGCGGACGCGGGCAGCGCCCCGACCCTGGTCGCCGAGGCCGGGGTGGACGTCTACGCCACCCCGCACAACGAGACCTCGACCGGTGTCGCCGTACCGATCAACCGGGTGGCCGACGCCGACCCGGGCTCGCTGCTGCTGGTCGACGCCACCTCCGGCGCCGGTGGCCTGGAGGTCAACGTCGGCGAGACCGACGTCTACTACTTCGCCCCGCAGAAGTGCTTCGGCTCCGACGGTGGCCTGTGGCTGGCCCTGATGTCCCCGGCCGCCCTTGAGCGGGCCACCGAGATCAAGGCCTCCGGTCGGTACATCCCCGCCTTCCTGGACCTGGTCACCGCGATCGACAACTCGCGGCTGGAGCAGACCTACAACACCCCGGCGCTGGCCACCGTCTTCCTGGCCGCCGAGCAGACCGACTGGATGAACTCCCAGGGTGGGCTGGCCTGGGCGGCCAAGCGCACGGCCGAGAGCGCCGGAATCGTGTACGGCTGGGCCGAGCGCTCCACCGTGGCCACCCCGTTCGTCACCGACCCGGCGCTGCGGTCCAACGTGGTCGCCACCATCGACTTCGCCGACGGGGTGGACGCCACCGCGATCGCCAAGGCGCTACGCGCCAACGGCATCGTGGACACCGAGCCGTACCGCAAGCTGGGCCGCAACCAGCTGCGCATCGCGCTCTTCCCGGCCGTCGAGCCGGCCGATGTGGAGGCCCTGACCGCCTCCATCGACTACGTGGTCGAGCGGCTCTGA